A part of Caretta caretta isolate rCarCar2 chromosome 1, rCarCar1.hap1, whole genome shotgun sequence genomic DNA contains:
- the LOC142072506 gene encoding olfactory receptor 51G2-like — MPTCNESNISPARFLLAGIPGLEADGPWISIPFCSMYLIAILGNSLILFVIKTQQNLHQPMYLFLSMLSVTDLGLSVSTLPTMLSVFLFNTREIGIDVCLTQLFFIHTFSMMESSVLVAMAFDRFVAIRHPLRYASTLTSARIGNIGLAIIIRGSGLHIPAVILLKRLPYSTIQPLSYSYCLYPDVMKMACADSSSSSFYGLFVIIFSLGLDSVLIVMSYIMILQSLLSITSWQERVKALNTCVSHICVSLLFYTPPISLSMIHRFKKQALPQSQILLSYLHLLFPPVLNPIVYSIKTKEIRKRIMKIFQNYSAKRVQRGH; from the coding sequence ATGCCAACCTGCAATGAAAGCAACATTAGTCCTGCAAGATTCCTCCTGGCAGGCATCCCAGGGCTGGAAGCTGATGGCCCCTGGATCTCCATCCCTTTCTGTTCCATGTACCTCATTGCAATTTTAGGAAACAGTCTGATTCTGTTTGTGATCAAGACACAGCAGAATCTCCATCAGCCCATGTACTTGTTCCTTTCTATGTTGTCTGTCACCGACCTTGGCTTATCTGTTTCCACCTTGCCAACAATGCTCAGCGTCTTCCTGTTTAACACCAGAGAAATTGGCATTGATGTCTGTCTGACCcaacttttctttattcacaCTTTCTCCATGATGGAATCCTCTGTACTCGTAGCCATGGCATTTGACCGCTTTGTTGCAATACGCCACCCACTGAGATACGCTTCAACTTTAACCAGTGCAAGGATAGGAAACATAGGGCTGGCGATAATAATCAGGGGTAGTGGTCTGCATATCCCAGCTGTCATTCTTCTCAAGAGGTTGCCGTACAGCACGATCCAACCTCTCTCTTATTCATATTGTTTGTATCCAGATGTGATGAAGATGGCCTGTGCAGACTCTTCATCCAGCAGCTTCTATGGTTTGTTTGTTATCATTTTTTCTCTGGGATTAGACTCAGTGCTCATTGTTATGTCTTACATCATGATTCTTCAGAGTCTATTGAGTATCACATCCTGGCAAGAGCGTGTCAAGGCTCTGAACACCTGTGTCTCCCACATCTGCGTCAGCCTGCTTTTCTACACCCCGCCGATCAGTTTGTCTATGATTCACAGGTTCAAGAAACAGGCTCTCCCTCAGAGTCAAATTCTTCTGTCTTAtctccacctcctcttccccccggtGCTCAATCCCATTGTATACAGCATAAAAACCAAAGAGATTCGTAAAAGGATCATGAAGATCTTTCAAAACTATTCCGCTAAGAGAGTCCAAAGGGGGCACTGA